The Nocardioides panzhihuensis genome has a segment encoding these proteins:
- a CDS encoding dipeptidase encodes MTHSTEDIKARVDDLFPGIRKDLEDLVRIESVSADPARLSEVEKSAEKTRDLFAAEGFKVEIVRAFDGAPPAVVGEKKGPEGAPTVLLYAHHDVQPENDHADWNTPPYEPTEVGDRLYGRGAADDKAGIAAHIGAVRALASLDENGDLPVTVRLFIEGEEEVASATLPELLGKYQDKLRADVIVIADSGNWDIGVPALTTSLRGLIRVDVELRTLGHAVHSGMWGGLAPDAIMALVRLLNTLWDEDGAPAVEGLVSGKAADVDYPEERLRAESGAIAGLQWVGKGSAVERMWTQPAITITGLDAPKVDGASNTLAPSARAKVTIRIAPGDSGENAVAALQKHLEKHIPWGAELTTKVVDTGEPIALDATGPAYDAARSAFTEAWDGTAPIDMGVGGSIPFIAEFLEAFPHASVLVTGVEDPDTRAHGANEGLHLAEFRRVVVAEALLLQKLGS; translated from the coding sequence ATGACCCACTCCACCGAAGACATCAAGGCCCGGGTAGACGACCTGTTCCCCGGCATCCGCAAGGACCTCGAGGATCTGGTGCGGATCGAGTCCGTGAGCGCGGACCCGGCGCGCCTGAGCGAGGTCGAGAAGAGCGCGGAGAAGACCCGCGACCTCTTCGCTGCCGAGGGGTTCAAGGTGGAGATCGTGCGCGCCTTCGACGGTGCTCCGCCGGCCGTCGTCGGTGAGAAGAAGGGCCCCGAAGGAGCCCCGACGGTGCTGCTCTACGCCCACCACGACGTCCAGCCGGAGAACGACCACGCCGACTGGAACACCCCGCCCTACGAGCCCACCGAGGTCGGTGACCGCCTCTACGGCCGCGGTGCGGCCGACGACAAGGCCGGCATCGCCGCTCACATCGGTGCGGTCCGGGCTCTGGCCAGCCTCGACGAGAACGGTGACCTGCCGGTCACCGTTCGTCTCTTCATCGAGGGTGAGGAGGAGGTCGCCTCCGCGACCCTGCCCGAGCTGCTCGGGAAGTACCAGGACAAGCTGAGGGCCGACGTCATCGTCATCGCCGACTCCGGCAACTGGGACATCGGCGTCCCGGCGCTGACCACGTCGCTGCGCGGCCTCATCCGGGTCGACGTCGAGCTCCGCACCCTGGGCCACGCGGTCCACTCCGGCATGTGGGGCGGTCTGGCCCCCGACGCGATCATGGCGCTCGTCCGCCTCCTCAACACCCTCTGGGACGAGGACGGCGCGCCGGCGGTCGAGGGGCTCGTCTCCGGCAAGGCGGCGGACGTCGACTACCCCGAGGAGCGGCTCCGTGCCGAGTCCGGCGCCATCGCCGGCCTGCAGTGGGTCGGCAAGGGCAGCGCCGTCGAGCGGATGTGGACGCAGCCGGCGATCACCATCACCGGTCTGGACGCGCCCAAGGTCGACGGCGCCTCGAACACGCTGGCCCCCAGCGCCCGCGCCAAGGTCACCATCCGGATCGCGCCCGGCGACTCCGGCGAGAACGCCGTCGCTGCCCTGCAGAAGCACCTCGAGAAGCACATCCCGTGGGGCGCCGAGCTGACCACCAAGGTCGTCGACACCGGTGAGCCGATCGCCCTGGACGCGACCGGGCCGGCCTACGACGCGGCTCGTTCCGCCTTCACCGAGGCTTGGGACGGCACCGCTCCGATCGACATGGGCGTGGGCGGCTCGATCCCGTTCATCGCGGAGTTCCTCGAGGCGTTCCCGCACGCCAGCGTGCTGGTGACGGGCGTCGAGGACCCCGACACCCGTGCCCACGGCGCCAACGAGGGTCTCCACCTCGCCGAGTTCCGACGCGTCGTCGTCGCCGAGGCGCTGCTGCTCCAGAAGCTGGGAAGCTGA
- a CDS encoding sterol carrier family protein, with amino-acid sequence MPARLKPAAAADVADALDRVRTEEPSKADLRLLTKHFLAVLEQRAPGRSVEVRVPPYAAVQCIEGVRHTRGTPPAVIETDADTWIALVTGALTWPEAVDQARVRASGERTDLSAYLPLLAG; translated from the coding sequence GTGCCAGCTCGACTCAAGCCCGCCGCCGCCGCTGACGTGGCCGACGCTCTGGATCGCGTACGCACCGAGGAGCCTTCCAAGGCCGATCTGCGACTCCTCACCAAGCACTTTCTCGCCGTGCTCGAGCAGCGCGCCCCGGGCAGGAGCGTCGAGGTCCGGGTCCCGCCGTACGCCGCGGTGCAGTGCATCGAAGGCGTCAGGCACACCCGGGGCACCCCGCCGGCGGTGATCGAGACCGACGCGGACACCTGGATCGCCCTAGTTACCGGCGCGCTGACCTGGCCCGAGGCCGTCGACCAGGCCCGCGTCCGCGCCTCAGGAGAACGCACCGACCTGTCGGCGTACCTGCCGCTGTTGGCGGGGTAG
- a CDS encoding serine hydrolase, which yields MVSRIEWSILAVDTGSGEVIVESSPDLLLPTASVGKLFLLHHLAELLDDDPSLGRLMLRKDGVAPVADSGLWQHLDASALSLADCARLVGAVSDNLATNVLLHHVGLDPVQAVARRLAPGRSMLNDSVRDVRMPDDPPVLSVGCAADWAAYFRTPHPTVLSWLAPSADLSMVSSAFGLDPLAHSQPSPTDPAGQPQVWSKTGTDDGVRAEVGLLDVGGRQAAYAVICRFDGEVVPVLTRMRAHGTLILDALRDG from the coding sequence ATGGTCTCCCGCATCGAATGGTCGATCCTCGCCGTCGACACCGGCTCCGGTGAGGTGATCGTCGAGTCCTCCCCGGACCTGCTGCTGCCGACGGCCAGCGTCGGGAAGCTCTTCCTGCTCCACCACCTCGCCGAGCTGCTCGACGACGACCCGTCGCTGGGACGGCTGATGCTGCGCAAGGACGGTGTCGCTCCCGTGGCCGACAGCGGGCTGTGGCAACACCTCGACGCCTCCGCGCTGAGCCTGGCCGACTGTGCCCGCCTGGTCGGTGCGGTCTCGGACAACCTGGCCACCAACGTGCTCCTCCACCACGTCGGTCTCGACCCGGTCCAGGCCGTCGCGAGACGGTTGGCCCCGGGCCGGTCGATGCTGAACGACTCGGTCCGGGACGTGCGGATGCCGGATGACCCGCCGGTGCTCTCCGTCGGCTGTGCCGCCGACTGGGCGGCCTACTTCCGTACGCCGCACCCGACCGTCCTGTCCTGGCTGGCGCCGTCCGCGGACCTGTCGATGGTCTCCTCCGCCTTCGGCCTGGACCCGCTGGCTCACTCCCAGCCCTCCCCCACCGATCCGGCCGGCCAGCCCCAGGTGTGGAGCAAGACCGGCACCGACGACGGCGTCCGCGCCGAGGTCGGGCTGCTGGACGTCGGTGGCCGGCAGGCGGCGTACGCGGTCATCTGTCGCTTCGACGGCGAGGTCGTCCCGGTGCTGACCCGGATGCGGGCGCACGGCACGCTCATCCTCGACGCACTGCGTGACGGCTGA
- a CDS encoding GNAT family N-acetyltransferase, with amino-acid sequence MFSIDLGNGAEIVLRDRSTDFAVHKLINANLDHLREWEPWAHGQQTMLSVAGFGTYLLDQWVKGEAIPCVIRQDGQVAGATTARINLYEKSATIGYWLGEAYEGRGLITRAVTALLDMLFDEYEIARAIIDTSVMNKRSRAVAERLGFTHEGTMRGAQAYPGGRRDLVVYGLLREEWLARSGRDGA; translated from the coding sequence TTGTTCAGCATCGACCTCGGGAACGGCGCGGAGATCGTCCTGCGTGACCGATCGACCGACTTCGCCGTCCACAAGCTCATCAACGCGAACCTCGACCACCTACGCGAGTGGGAGCCGTGGGCGCACGGCCAGCAGACCATGCTCAGCGTCGCCGGGTTCGGCACCTACCTGCTCGACCAGTGGGTCAAGGGCGAGGCGATCCCGTGCGTCATCCGCCAGGACGGCCAGGTCGCCGGCGCCACCACCGCGCGGATCAACCTCTACGAGAAGTCGGCCACGATCGGCTACTGGCTGGGCGAGGCATACGAGGGCCGCGGCCTGATCACCCGGGCCGTCACGGCGCTGCTGGACATGCTCTTCGACGAGTACGAGATCGCCCGGGCGATCATCGACACCTCGGTCATGAACAAGCGCAGCCGGGCGGTCGCCGAGCGCCTCGGGTTCACCCACGAGGGCACCATGCGCGGTGCCCAGGCCTACCCGGGTGGTCGCCGCGACCTGGTGGTCTACGGGCTGCTGCGCGAGGAGTGGCTGGCCCGCTCAGGACGTGACGGCGCCTGA
- a CDS encoding helix-turn-helix transcriptional regulator encodes MSTSARMLQLLSLLQTHRFWPGTDLSVRLEVSERTLRRDIERLRDLGYDVDATRGVAGGYQLRAGNALPPLLLDDEEAVAIAVGLRTAAAGPVAGMGETSAQALGKVVALMPPRLRRRMDAVTSQTDSIPWGGRVSLDAGVLGVLAQACRDDEALTFTYQAPEAEPTRRRVEPHRLVTLGNRWYLLAYDRVRLDWRSFRVDRVSDPTTTGQIFRPREIPGGDAAAYVQAGIRSRSAAHDICVHVQAEADVVARHVGRWGQVEAAEGGCRMRMQADDLGWPMMILAGVDAEFTVEQPAELAEMVKRAGERFVRSGAVTS; translated from the coding sequence ATGAGCACGAGCGCCCGGATGCTGCAGCTTCTCTCGCTGCTGCAGACCCACCGTTTCTGGCCCGGCACGGACCTGTCCGTACGCCTCGAGGTCAGCGAACGCACGCTGCGCCGCGACATCGAGCGGCTGCGAGACCTCGGCTATGACGTGGACGCCACCCGCGGGGTTGCTGGGGGCTACCAGCTCCGTGCCGGCAACGCGCTTCCGCCGCTGCTGCTCGACGACGAGGAGGCGGTCGCGATCGCGGTGGGGCTGCGCACGGCCGCCGCCGGCCCGGTGGCCGGGATGGGGGAGACCTCGGCCCAGGCGCTGGGAAAGGTCGTCGCGCTGATGCCGCCGCGGCTACGGCGGCGGATGGACGCGGTCACCTCGCAGACGGACTCGATCCCGTGGGGCGGCCGGGTGTCGCTGGACGCCGGAGTTCTCGGTGTCCTGGCGCAGGCCTGCCGCGACGACGAGGCGCTGACCTTCACCTACCAGGCGCCCGAGGCCGAGCCGACCCGGCGTCGCGTCGAGCCGCACCGGTTGGTGACGCTCGGCAACCGCTGGTATCTCCTCGCCTATGACCGGGTCCGTCTGGACTGGCGCTCGTTCCGGGTCGATCGGGTCAGCGACCCGACGACCACCGGCCAGATCTTCCGCCCGCGGGAGATCCCCGGCGGGGACGCGGCGGCATACGTTCAGGCCGGGATCCGCTCCCGGTCTGCCGCCCACGACATCTGCGTCCACGTCCAGGCCGAGGCCGACGTGGTCGCACGGCACGTGGGGCGCTGGGGCCAGGTCGAGGCCGCCGAAGGCGGCTGCCGGATGCGGATGCAGGCCGACGACCTGGGCTGGCCGATGATGATCCTCGCCGGCGTCGATGCCGAGTTCACGGTCGAGCAGCCCGCCGAGCTGGCCGAGATGGTCAAGCGGGCGGGGGAGCGATTCGTCCGCTCAGGCGCCGTCACGTCCTGA
- a CDS encoding ATP-binding cassette domain-containing protein has translation MTNHTNQQPVISARGLTKHFSRGKKTVEAVRGLDLEIHRGELVAFLGPNGAGKSTTLRMLTTLIPPTSGTAEVAGHDVVRAQGAVRRSIGYVGQGNAAAYIQRGRDELMSQARAHGIPRAAAKARIDELLSAFDLQEYADRTVQTLSGGQRRRLDIAIGLLNHPEVLFLDEPSTGLDPQNRANLQDQIQRLHDDGTTIVLTTHYLEEADALAGRVIVIDHGLVIADDTASRLKERLGDLLLLTFGTEGDATAAAARAESGLTGPTVVERTGTQVSIRSPRGADTAPALAIDLAAHGTPAIRMEVRTPTLDDVFLDLTGRSLRESAESASNTQTEGAAA, from the coding sequence ATGACGAACCACACCAACCAGCAGCCGGTGATCAGCGCTCGAGGGCTGACGAAGCACTTCTCTAGAGGCAAGAAGACCGTCGAAGCGGTGCGCGGCCTCGACCTCGAGATCCACCGGGGCGAGCTCGTCGCCTTCCTCGGTCCCAACGGAGCCGGCAAGTCGACCACGCTGCGGATGCTGACCACTCTCATCCCGCCCACCTCCGGCACCGCAGAGGTCGCCGGCCACGACGTCGTCCGCGCCCAGGGGGCCGTCCGGCGCTCGATCGGCTACGTCGGCCAGGGCAACGCCGCCGCGTACATCCAGCGCGGACGCGACGAGCTGATGTCCCAGGCTCGCGCCCACGGCATCCCGCGCGCTGCCGCGAAGGCCCGCATCGACGAGCTGCTCTCGGCCTTCGATCTGCAGGAGTACGCGGACCGCACGGTCCAGACGCTGAGCGGAGGCCAGCGGCGGCGTCTCGACATCGCGATCGGCCTGCTCAACCATCCCGAGGTGCTGTTCCTCGACGAGCCGTCGACCGGCCTCGACCCGCAGAACCGCGCCAACCTGCAGGACCAGATCCAACGGCTCCACGACGACGGCACCACGATCGTGCTCACCACGCACTATCTCGAGGAGGCGGACGCGCTCGCCGGCCGGGTGATCGTCATCGACCACGGCCTGGTGATCGCAGACGACACCGCCTCCAGGCTCAAGGAGAGGCTCGGCGACCTGCTGCTCCTCACCTTCGGCACCGAGGGGGATGCGACAGCCGCAGCCGCTCGCGCGGAGTCGGGGCTGACCGGCCCGACCGTCGTCGAGCGCACGGGCACGCAGGTCTCGATCCGGAGCCCGCGCGGCGCCGACACCGCCCCGGCGCTGGCCATCGACCTGGCGGCCCACGGCACACCCGCGATCCGGATGGAAGTCCGCACCCCCACCCTCGACGACGTCTTCCTCGACCTGACCGGGCGCAGCCTGCGCGAGTCGGCCGAGTCCGCCAGCAACACCCAGACCGAAGGAGCAGCAGCATGA